A region from the Corylus avellana chromosome ca7, CavTom2PMs-1.0 genome encodes:
- the LOC132186529 gene encoding pentatricopeptide repeat-containing protein At5g08510, protein MNQLKQIHAYTLRNGIDHAETLIVRLLQIPNLSYAQKLFDLIPKPTVFLYSKLIQAYSCHGQYYQSVFLYSQMCLQGCPPNQHSFTFLFATCASLSSRPHGQMLHAHFVKSGFEDDVFASTALVDMYAKLGMLASARQQFDEMEVKDIPTWNSTIAGYARSGDMEGALELFGLMPYRNVISWTAMISGYSQNGQYAKALRMFLRMEKEKDVRPNEVTIASVLPACANLGALEVGERIEAYARKNGFFKNLYVSNAVLEMYARCGKIDVAWHVFYEIGRCRTLCSWNSMITGLAVHGRCNQALELYDQMLREGIAPDDVTFVGLLLACTHGGMIIKGRQLFGSMEKNFRITPKLEHYGCMIDLLGRSGELQEAYNLIRSMPMKPDCAIWGALLGACSFHGNVELAEIAAESLFKLEPWNPGNYVILSNIYASAGQWAGVSKLRKLMKGGQITKAAGYSSIEEGGQIHNFIVNDRSHPKSYEIYALLDGVYTKMKLQRNATDCESELEEQ, encoded by the exons ATGAACCAGCTGAAGCAAATCCACGCCTACACTCTTAGAAATGGCATCGACCACGCCGAAACCCTCATTGTCAGACTACTTCAAATCCCGAACCTTTCATATGCCCAAAAGCTGTTCGACCTTATTCCCAAGCCAACCGTCTTTCTCTATAGCAAGCTTATTCAAGCTTATTCTTGTCATGGACAATACTACCAGAGCGTATTTCTCTACTCCCAAATGTGCCTTCAAGGCTGCCCGCCAAATCAACACAGCTTCACCTTCCTCTTCGCCACTTGTGCTTCCCTCTCCTCCCGTCCCCATGGCCAAATGCTCCACGCCCATTTTGTCAAGTCGGGTTTCGAGGATGACGTGTTTGCCTCGACTGCTTTGGTTGACATGTATGCTAAACTGGGCATGTTGGCCTCAGCACGCCAACAATTTGATGAAATGGAAGTAAAAGATATACCCACATGGAATTCAACCATTGCGGGCTATGCCAGGTCCGGGGATATGGAGGGTGCGTTAGAATTGTTCGGTTTGATGCCTTACAGAAATGTGATATCATGGACGGCAATGATATCTGGGTACTCACAAAATGGACAGTACGCAAAGGCCTTAAGGATGTTTTTGAGGATGGAAAAGGAGAAAGATGTGAGGCCGAATGAAGTGACTATAGCTAGTGTTCTTCCAGCTTGCGCAAATCTTGGGGCATTGGAGGTTGGAGAGAGGATTGAAGCATATGCAAGAAAAAATGGGTTCTTCAAGAATTTGTATGTAAGCAATGCTGTATTGGAAATGTATGCAAGGTGTGgtaaaattgatgtggcttgGCATGTGTTTTATGAGATTGGCCGCTGCAGAACATTGTGTTCTTGGAACTCAATGATCACAGGTTTAGCTGTTCACGGAAGATGCAACCAGGCTCTAGAGCTTTATGATCAAATGCTG AGAGAAGGAATTGCACCAGATGATGTTACATTTGTGGGACTTCTCTTGGCATGCACTCATGGAGGCATGATCATAAAAGGCAGACAACTCTTTGGATCAATGGAAAAAAACTTTCGTATCACGCCCAAATTAGAACATTATGGATGCATGATTGATCTGCTAGGCCGTTCAGGAGAACTGCAAGAAGCTTATAATCTCATACGGAGTATGCCTATGAAACCAGATTGTGCTATATGGGGTGCACTTCTGGGGGCTTGTAGTTTCCATGGGAATGTTGAGCTGGCTGAAATAGCAGCCGAGTCCCTCTTTAAGCTTGAACCATGGAATCCAGGTAACTATGTCATTCTTTCCAATATTTATGCGTCAGCAGGCCAATGGGCTGGGGTTTCAAAGCTGAGGAAGTTGATGAAGGGTGGCCAAATTACGAAGGCAGCAGGGTATAGTTCCATTGAAGAGGGAGGCCAAATTCATAATTTCATTGTGAACGATAGGTCACATCCAAAAAGTTATGAAATATATGCATTACTGGATGGAGTTTATACAAAGATGAAGCTTCAAAGAAATGCAACTGATTGTGAATCCGAACTTGAAGAACAGTGA